The following proteins are co-located in the Myxocyprinus asiaticus isolate MX2 ecotype Aquarium Trade chromosome 18, UBuf_Myxa_2, whole genome shotgun sequence genome:
- the LOC127456011 gene encoding snRNA-activating protein complex subunit 5-like, which translates to MLSRLQELKKEEETLLKIKIMLQDQLNRLKFEEGTLKSMINAQSEESPNEVPVPEVEINLDDESEINQTKLALGAPKDYDMEEEEDEEDDDDADDDLEMVPDDEEEDDDC; encoded by the exons ATGCTGAGTCGCCTTCAGGAGCTCAAGAAGGAAGAGGAGACTCTtctgaaaataaaaatcatgctTCAAGATCAGCTGAATAGGCTTAAG TTTGAAGAGGGGACCCTGAAGTCAATGATCAATGCTCAGTCTGAAGAGAGCCCGAATGAAGTCCCTGTCCCTGAG GTGGAAATCAACCTTGATGACGAGAGTGAGATCAACCAGACCAAACTAGCATTGGGTGCTCCAAAAGACTACGACATggaagaggaagaggatgaggaagatgatgatgatgcagaCGATGACCTCGAAATGGTGCCAGATGATGAAGAGGAAGACGATGACTGCTGA